One Deinococcus sp. LM3 DNA segment encodes these proteins:
- a CDS encoding MarR family transcriptional regulator: MNQNSPTPDLPSDPAAAAQRLGEQMKALHRYVSGQLMRAMQDQLQGDDMSFSQMTALHQLRAHAALSIGGLADLTGLSLPAASHLTDRLVQRGFAERRENPDDRRAKLLALTADGHAFLDSMDRRFNETYQQVFGRVGVDLLGAAADTIEAVMTELHAQDARQPDRTCPPIPEDPE; this comes from the coding sequence ATGAACCAGAATTCCCCCACACCCGACCTGCCGTCCGATCCGGCCGCCGCCGCCCAGCGCCTGGGCGAGCAGATGAAAGCCCTGCACCGCTACGTGTCCGGGCAACTCATGCGCGCCATGCAGGACCAGTTGCAGGGCGACGACATGAGCTTCTCGCAGATGACGGCCCTGCACCAGCTGCGCGCCCACGCCGCCCTGAGTATCGGCGGACTGGCCGACCTGACCGGCCTGAGCCTCCCGGCCGCCAGTCACCTGACCGACCGCCTCGTGCAGCGCGGCTTCGCGGAACGCCGCGAGAACCCGGACGACCGCCGCGCCAAACTGCTCGCCCTCACCGCAGACGGGCACGCCTTCCTGGACAGCATGGACCGCCGCTTCAACGAGACCTACCAGCAGGTGTTCGGGCGGGTCGGCGTGGACCTGCTCGGCGCGGCCGCCGACACCATCGAGGCCGTCATGACCGAACTGCACGCCCAGGACGCCCGGCAGCCGGACCGCACCTGCCCACCCATCCCGGAGGACCCCGAATGA
- a CDS encoding UvrD-helicase domain-containing protein: protein MTDRPLHLRADRPVPAQFTAEQAAVVSAVRDSGRHLLIRATAGSGKTTTLTEAAWHAGPRSVYFVYNRHATAGVAGRLPPDLPARTLHGHGLGLLVRELQGRRGGDAPGAGPDVQPGKTARLLGDAGLLPPPQAPGDAAARRALLGALGRAWDTCREFTLNPEDPDDRALLLGLSGWPAPDAHPQVSAALRGVLSDGPGSGPGGGADALLLDALRRLPDLSAAAFRQGGVIDHADMLWLPLHLKLGRGAVRTALVDEAQDLTPLRRAFVEHVAGVRARQPGRVILCGDPEQTIYAYAGADPAGLLNLARELGAQELPLSVSFRCARAVVAAARTVSSFITAAPGAPRGAVEHVSAAGLEVRPGEAVLCRLNAPLLRLALDLLARGVRVHLTGGDLAGRLLDVAGAALPPTFTRQQADDGLSAYLTGRLESLERAGAAGDRRARRAAQDLRDLCRCALLLARRVTRRGPAHQEDLRALLAQLHAPPAAGTDGAAVTLSTVHRAKGLEWPRVTVLHPELMPLGGGDPQEERCVQFVAFTRARTTLRLAYGPEAWAQGLRVPTGPDPEPDAADVSAQSPVAPAGVAPRGLPGRRRAAPRPPAPPGWQPPALTARTDGTPTWVAPDVPEAGPVAAGPVAAGPVAAGAAGGASAGGASAEHEALLRAALRAAQRAPALPEPAPPLKLPDDRDWPLFGGPDLLDAADLRARLSALAGEARVTLREWAALGLTRLDRALAGVVPDPAVPASGATSVRVCVQVATLRTLESAAGRARRAVPAFRVPDGGGVRVLVMEAGVAREVFGTLLRAGPRVISVQVAGETWRFHARTGEPLDTPFEPLGTHLPAPTLAALRPAD, encoded by the coding sequence ATGACCGACCGACCCCTCCACCTCCGCGCAGACCGGCCCGTCCCGGCACAGTTCACGGCCGAGCAGGCGGCCGTGGTGAGCGCCGTGCGGGATTCCGGGCGGCACCTGCTGATCCGCGCGACGGCCGGCAGCGGCAAGACGACCACCCTGACCGAGGCGGCGTGGCACGCCGGGCCGCGCAGCGTGTACTTCGTGTACAACCGCCACGCGACGGCCGGCGTGGCGGGCCGCCTGCCGCCGGACCTGCCGGCCCGGACGCTGCACGGGCACGGGCTGGGCCTGCTGGTCCGCGAGCTTCAGGGAAGGCGCGGGGGGGACGCTCCGGGCGCCGGACCGGACGTGCAACCCGGCAAGACCGCGCGCCTGCTGGGGGACGCCGGGCTGCTGCCGCCTCCGCAGGCGCCGGGCGACGCGGCGGCGCGGCGGGCGCTGCTGGGCGCGCTGGGCCGCGCGTGGGACACCTGCCGGGAATTCACGCTGAACCCGGAGGACCCGGACGACCGGGCGCTGCTGCTGGGCCTGAGCGGCTGGCCCGCCCCGGACGCCCACCCGCAGGTGAGCGCCGCCCTGCGAGGTGTGCTGAGTGACGGGCCGGGCAGTGGGCCGGGCGGCGGTGCGGACGCGCTGCTGCTGGACGCGCTGCGGCGACTGCCGGACCTGAGCGCCGCCGCGTTCCGCCAGGGCGGCGTGATCGATCACGCGGACATGCTGTGGCTGCCGCTGCACCTGAAGCTGGGACGCGGCGCGGTCCGCACGGCGCTGGTAGACGAGGCGCAGGACCTGACGCCGCTGCGCCGGGCGTTCGTGGAGCACGTCGCGGGCGTGCGCGCCCGGCAGCCGGGCCGGGTGATCCTGTGCGGCGACCCGGAGCAGACGATCTACGCGTACGCGGGCGCAGACCCGGCGGGCCTGCTGAACCTGGCGCGCGAACTGGGCGCGCAGGAGTTGCCGCTCAGCGTGTCGTTCCGCTGCGCGCGGGCCGTGGTCGCGGCGGCCCGGACGGTCAGTTCCTTCATCACGGCCGCGCCCGGGGCGCCGCGCGGCGCGGTCGAACACGTCAGCGCCGCCGGGCTGGAGGTCCGCCCCGGCGAGGCGGTCCTGTGCCGCCTGAACGCGCCCCTGCTGCGGCTGGCGCTGGACCTGCTGGCGCGGGGCGTGCGGGTCCATCTGACCGGCGGGGACCTCGCCGGGCGGCTGCTGGACGTGGCGGGGGCCGCGCTGCCGCCCACCTTCACCCGCCAGCAGGCCGACGACGGCCTGAGCGCGTACCTGACCGGCCGGCTGGAAAGCCTGGAGCGCGCCGGGGCCGCCGGGGACCGCCGCGCGCGCCGCGCCGCGCAGGACCTGCGGGACCTGTGCCGCTGCGCGCTGCTGCTGGCCCGCCGCGTGACCCGGCGCGGCCCGGCCCACCAGGAGGACCTGCGGGCCCTGCTGGCGCAGCTGCACGCGCCGCCCGCTGCGGGCACGGACGGCGCGGCGGTCACGCTGAGCACCGTGCACCGCGCCAAGGGCCTGGAGTGGCCGCGCGTGACGGTGCTGCACCCGGAACTGATGCCGCTGGGAGGCGGGGACCCGCAGGAGGAACGCTGCGTGCAGTTCGTGGCGTTCACGCGCGCGCGCACCACCCTGCGCCTCGCGTATGGCCCGGAGGCCTGGGCGCAGGGCCTGCGCGTTCCGACCGGCCCTGACCCCGAACCGGACGCGGCGGACGTGTCCGCCCAGTCCCCGGTGGCGCCAGCGGGCGTGGCGCCGAGGGGACTGCCGGGCCGCCGCCGTGCGGCGCCGCGCCCACCCGCGCCGCCCGGCTGGCAGCCCCCCGCCCTGACAGCCCGTACGGACGGTACGCCCACCTGGGTCGCGCCGGACGTTCCGGAGGCCGGACCTGTCGCTGCTGGGCCTGTCGCCGCCGGACCTGTGGCTGCCGGGGCTGCTGGCGGCGCGTCTGCTGGGGGGGCTTCTGCCGAGCACGAGGCGCTGCTGCGGGCGGCCCTGCGCGCCGCGCAGCGCGCCCCGGCCCTGCCGGAGCCTGCGCCACCGCTGAAGTTGCCGGACGACCGGGACTGGCCGCTGTTCGGCGGGCCGGACCTGCTGGACGCCGCCGACCTGCGCGCCCGGCTGAGTGCGCTGGCTGGGGAGGCCCGCGTGACCCTGCGCGAGTGGGCGGCCCTGGGCCTGACCCGGCTGGACCGCGCGCTGGCCGGTGTGGTGCCGGACCCGGCTGTGCCTGCGTCCGGGGCCACCAGCGTGCGCGTGTGCGTGCAGGTCGCCACGCTGCGGACCCTGGAAAGCGCGGCGGGCCGGGCGCGGCGGGCTGTTCCGGCCTTCCGCGTGCCGGACGGGGGCGGCGTGCGGGTGCTGGTCATGGAGGCCGGCGTGGCGCGCGAGGTGTTCGGGACGCTGCTGCGGGCGGGGCCGCGCGTGATCTCGGTGCAGGTGGCGGGGGAGACGTGGCGGTTTCACGCGCGGACCGGCGAGCCGCTGGACACGCCGTTCGAGCCGCTGGGCACGCACCTGCCGGCGCCGACGCTGGCCGCGCTGCGCCCGGCCGATTGA
- a CDS encoding MJ1477/TM1410 family putative glycoside hydrolase, with protein MVYSARRSGRSCARRSLVAALLAVLAGACADSPAAQDRARRLLGARTWGYQLTGYGPARLGPVAASGFDLVVIDAGDDDGMPWPPAELGAARTRTGQPERLLLGYLSIGAAESYRAYWQAGWAQRPPAWLLAEDPDWPGNFDVAYWHPQWQATALGSLDRLMESGFDGAYLDLVDAFERHPQRAGARDEMIDWVCRVAAHARARDPQFLIVPQNAPDLIREARYVPCVDALGHEETFMYAMNTPTEPGRQARLLAEFARWKAHGKPVFTVEYADREALIGPLYARARAAGLVPYVTVRAADVLTPGR; from the coding sequence ATGGTGTATTCCGCTCGCCGGTCCGGCCGGTCCTGTGCCCGCCGCTCGCTGGTCGCCGCTCTGCTCGCCGTGCTGGCAGGCGCCTGCGCGGACAGCCCGGCGGCGCAGGACCGGGCCCGGCGTCTGCTCGGCGCACGCACCTGGGGGTACCAGCTCACCGGGTACGGGCCGGCGCGGCTGGGGCCGGTCGCGGCGTCCGGGTTCGATCTGGTGGTCATAGACGCCGGGGATGACGACGGCATGCCGTGGCCGCCGGCCGAGCTGGGCGCGGCGCGGACCCGGACGGGTCAGCCGGAGCGGCTGCTGCTGGGGTACCTGAGCATCGGCGCGGCCGAGAGCTACCGCGCGTACTGGCAGGCCGGCTGGGCGCAGCGCCCGCCCGCGTGGCTGCTGGCAGAGGACCCGGACTGGCCCGGGAATTTCGACGTGGCGTACTGGCATCCCCAGTGGCAGGCAACCGCGCTGGGCAGCCTGGACCGCCTGATGGAGTCCGGGTTCGACGGGGCGTACCTGGATCTCGTGGACGCCTTCGAACGCCACCCGCAGCGGGCCGGGGCGCGCGACGAGATGATCGACTGGGTGTGCCGCGTCGCCGCGCACGCCCGCGCACGCGACCCGCAGTTCCTGATCGTGCCGCAGAACGCCCCGGACCTGATCCGGGAGGCGCGGTACGTGCCGTGCGTGGACGCCCTGGGGCACGAGGAAACGTTCATGTACGCGATGAACACGCCCACCGAACCCGGGCGGCAGGCGCGGCTGCTGGCCGAATTCGCCCGCTGGAAGGCGCACGGCAAACCGGTGTTCACCGTCGAGTACGCCGACCGGGAGGCGCTGATCGGGCCGCTGTACGCCCGCGCCCGCGCCGCCGGGCTGGTCCCGTACGTGACGGTGCGGGCGGCGGACGTCCTGACACCGGGCCGCTGA
- a CDS encoding MFS transporter, translating to MPPDRAHHEVRAPDDRPGTPPDARRWQALTLLAVSVVLSMSPWFSAAAVIGQLRAEWAVSEGASAWLTLAVQLGFVAGAVLSAGLNLPDRAPPRTLIALGSLLAAAANAALLIAPGALAGTGLRALTGAALALVYPVTLKLMSAHFTRGRGLALGVMVGALTLGGSLPHLVNGLGGADWRSVIAVTSLLAALGGALALTVPPGPRAAPPAAFRPAQAWQSVTRGGVGLATLGYLGHMWELYALWTWFGVYFAGVLSGPRAATDAPLATALVVGVGALGCVLGGVLGDRWGRVRLTVLAMVLSGGAALLLAALSWAGAGPAALLTVSVFWGFWIIADSAQFSTVVSEIADPAYTGTALTAQLALGFTLTALSIALVPVLAAAAGWPAVFAVLAAGPLLGAWAMTRLGRHPDAARIGGGRG from the coding sequence GTGCCCCCAGACCGCGCCCACCACGAGGTCCGCGCCCCGGACGACCGGCCCGGAACCCCGCCTGACGCCCGGCGCTGGCAGGCGCTGACGCTGCTGGCCGTGTCGGTCGTGCTGAGCATGTCCCCGTGGTTTTCGGCGGCCGCCGTGATCGGGCAGCTGCGCGCCGAGTGGGCCGTCAGCGAGGGCGCCTCAGCGTGGCTGACGCTGGCCGTGCAGCTGGGTTTCGTGGCAGGCGCCGTCCTGAGCGCTGGTCTGAACCTCCCGGACCGCGCGCCCCCCCGCACGCTGATCGCGCTGGGCTCCCTGCTGGCCGCCGCCGCGAACGCCGCGCTGCTGATCGCCCCCGGCGCGCTGGCCGGAACGGGCCTGCGCGCCCTGACCGGCGCGGCCCTGGCGCTGGTGTACCCGGTCACGCTGAAACTCATGAGCGCGCACTTCACGCGCGGGCGCGGGCTGGCGCTGGGCGTCATGGTGGGCGCCCTGACGCTCGGCGGGTCGCTGCCGCACCTCGTGAACGGCCTGGGCGGCGCGGACTGGCGCAGCGTGATCGCCGTGACCAGCCTGCTGGCCGCGCTGGGCGGCGCACTGGCCCTGACCGTCCCGCCCGGCCCGCGCGCCGCGCCGCCCGCCGCCTTCCGGCCCGCGCAGGCGTGGCAGTCCGTCACGCGCGGCGGCGTGGGCCTCGCGACCCTCGGGTACCTGGGTCACATGTGGGAACTGTACGCCCTGTGGACCTGGTTCGGCGTGTACTTCGCGGGCGTCCTGAGCGGCCCGCGCGCCGCCACGGACGCCCCGCTCGCCACGGCGCTCGTCGTCGGGGTCGGCGCGCTCGGCTGCGTGCTGGGCGGCGTCCTCGGGGACCGCTGGGGCCGGGTGCGCCTCACGGTCCTGGCGATGGTCCTGTCGGGCGGCGCGGCGCTGCTGCTCGCCGCGCTCAGCTGGGCCGGCGCCGGCCCGGCCGCCCTGCTGACCGTCAGCGTGTTCTGGGGATTCTGGATCATCGCGGACAGCGCGCAGTTCAGCACGGTCGTCAGCGAGATCGCCGACCCCGCCTACACCGGCACGGCCCTCACCGCGCAACTCGCACTGGGCTTCACGCTGACCGCCCTGAGCATCGCGCTGGTCCCGGTCCTGGCGGCCGCGGCCGGCTGGCCCGCCGTGTTCGCCGTGCTGGCCGCCGGGCCGCTGCTGGGCGCGTGGGCCATGACCCGCCTGGGCCGCCACCCGGACGCCGCGCGCATCGGCGGCGGGCGCGGATAG
- a CDS encoding BadF/BadG/BcrA/BcrD ATPase family protein — MTRSPLLLGLDAGGSGTKWTLVRAGQSVASGRTAPFTAALLGTPAGDAALAELGAALPGRPDAAHAGVPGLSAGSDHAAQVAAALAGTLKMNPAHLSLEGDLDLAYRAHLSPGAGVLLYAGTGSVAYHVGRASEVVRAGGRGYRIGDDGAGFSLGRAALRVLTAAIDRGQEPDSPLAREVRAVTGGTDWDTLRSFTYGDPGASAVARLAPAVSRAAEAGDAEAAHLIEEAAQALAELARRVQEQVGPLPVTATGGALRSPLLAAALGRALPGVNVQQRDHAEAAARYAGAQFGG, encoded by the coding sequence TTGACGCGCTCTCCCCTGCTGCTGGGCCTGGATGCCGGTGGCAGCGGCACCAAGTGGACGCTGGTGCGCGCCGGTCAGTCGGTCGCGTCCGGGCGGACCGCGCCGTTCACGGCGGCGCTGCTGGGCACGCCGGCCGGCGACGCGGCCCTGGCGGAACTGGGCGCGGCGCTGCCGGGCCGGCCGGACGCGGCGCACGCGGGCGTGCCGGGCCTGAGCGCCGGCAGTGACCACGCGGCGCAGGTGGCGGCGGCGCTGGCCGGCACGCTGAAGATGAACCCCGCGCACCTGAGTCTCGAGGGTGACCTGGATCTCGCGTACCGCGCGCACCTGTCGCCCGGCGCGGGCGTGCTGCTGTACGCCGGCACCGGCAGCGTCGCGTACCACGTGGGCCGCGCCAGCGAGGTCGTGCGGGCCGGTGGGCGCGGGTACCGCATCGGGGACGACGGGGCGGGCTTCAGTCTGGGCCGCGCGGCGCTGCGGGTCCTGACGGCCGCGATCGACCGGGGTCAGGAGCCCGACTCGCCGCTAGCCCGCGAGGTGAGGGCCGTCACGGGCGGCACCGACTGGGACACCCTGCGGAGCTTCACGTACGGGGATCCGGGCGCGTCGGCGGTGGCGCGGCTCGCGCCGGCCGTGTCCCGCGCGGCCGAGGCGGGCGACGCGGAGGCCGCCCACCTGATCGAGGAGGCCGCGCAGGCCCTGGCGGAACTCGCGCGGCGCGTGCAGGAGCAGGTGGGGCCGCTGCCGGTCACGGCGACCGGGGGGGCGCTGCGCTCGCCGCTGCTGGCCGCCGCGCTCGGGCGGGCGCTGCCGGGCGTCAACGTGCAGCAGCGGGATCACGCCGAGGCCGCCGCGCGGTACGCCGGCGCGCAGTTCGGCGGCTGA